The following is a genomic window from Nicotiana tabacum cultivar K326 chromosome 3, ASM71507v2, whole genome shotgun sequence.
TAATCAGACTTCTCCAGGTCATTGGCAAAACCTACTCGCACAAGAGCTCTACCATGACTGATTGCTCTGAGATGGACATTTCCATTGCCATCAACTGCATCCTCGACAGAGATGACATCACGGTAGTTAGTTTCAACTCCAAAAAGAAATACATCATGAGCCTCGTGGAAAGGATTCCCAAGCACATCATAATATTTGATCGGAACATCAATTTCAGCACCTATCGCTAATGTGTGAACCAGTAACTTTTCTGACGTGAAACGTACTTGAGTCACTTCAGCAACCTTCACACAAGATGCTACCTCAACTCTTCCATTTGACCTATCTTTTGCTTGAATACATGCAAGATTGCCACTCTCTTTTGTTCTTATTCTGCTCCCATCAATGAGTATAGGATCATCTTCCTCCCTTTCACCCTTTCTTCTACAGTCTCCCAGTATAGAATAAGTAACCTTACCCATACTTGGATCCCCTTTACTGAAAGTTTTAGAAGCTGAAGGCAAAAGATCAGACGTGGTATAATGTGGAGGGAGAATCCAAGTAATTGGTGACCCGAGCGCAAGGGGAAGCTCAGGCACTACCGACAAGGAAATAGATGCAGTATATAATCTTGACTGTGAAAAAGATTTACGAGCAACAAAATCACAGGAGAAAGAAACTGTAACATCTGTCTGCCCCGCAGATCTTCCATGCAATACTTGAATAAAACCAAGGTCTTTATCACCCACGTATCCTGCCAGCCCATTGCCTTTTTCACTGGACAAGAGCATTCCATTTTTTCCACCATGTAAGTCGTCTGCTGCTTGGAAACTCAACACCTCTTCATCATTTATAGTCCACTTATAATTTCTGCAAAGTtcataaaatgaaaataaatttcCCTCAGACAGGGAGGGAAATATTGGTATTTGACGGCCAACAGCTAGCTGCTCACTTTGAACATTTAACATAGCTGAAGAAGGAACACCTACTTTAACTTCACCATATGCCTGACAAATAAAGATATCTCCATTCCTGTATATCTTGGCAGCTATGGTACTGTTTCCTGGTGATGTTGCAGAAACTCGTCCTGTGGCTGTATGGACCTTAGCAACCTCATTATCCATACTGACGAACTTGATATACGCACCAGTTTTTGGGCCTCCTCTGACAGTAAGAACGTAAGAAGCACCTGGTACAAGGAAAATATCACTAGGCTGAATTCTAGGTGGTGCATAGACTTCTACCTTAATTGGCTGACTCAGTATCTCATGGCCAGTATGTTGTCTAGCGCTGACATACAGTGTGGTGACCCCAAGGCGCATTGCCCTTATTCTGAAGTTAGGCACAATCACATATCCATCATCACAACAGGAAAGATCATCTTCATTGACAAGTTCAACTATATGATCCTCAATATGAACACGAATATTCATGTAAACATACTGCGAAGAATCAAAAGTGTTCCCATCATTTACTCCAGCAAGAAAATTGATTGACAGTGAACTCCCTTCCATAATGCTCAATTCTTCTCCAGATTTAATCTTAATCCAGTCCACATCTGCAACTTGAACCACAGAGAAAGCGGAAAGAGGTGGAGCAAGCCCAACGTCTCGAACCGTTACAAGTGCAGTTCCCAGCTTCTTAGGAGCCAGTAGTAATTGTGTACACTGTAAACCTGGAGCAGGCTGAGTTATTTCCATAACTTGCGTATCATTTACTGCAGCATCAATGAAACAACTTCCTCCAGTAATTGACAGATTCAACCTGGCATCATGATTGAGATACAACAAGCTGAATTCTGGATAGACCCTTAAGGATGAAACAAGTTGCAAGCGTATAGCATCTGTTAGATCATTCTCAGGGCCTGGAATGTGTTTAAGAGAATGACGATGGCTAACCAAATCAACAGGTCCAATAACGGTTGCTCGTACAACACATAGTCCAGTTGCATTTGCCAAGACCAAGTACCTCTCCCAATTTGATAACATTGCTAAGTTGTGGATATCATCCCAAAATGCCAGATCATCACAATCTTTAAGCTCCCACTTCAAAGGAAGAGAAGATGAGTTTCCAAACGCTATTCCAGACTCACTAATGCCAACTGCTGATAGTCGAACTGTGCGCCCATTTGCTATTGTGATTGGGGTAGTACGAATCCTTCCACTGCCACGGTCAGCCTGAGCTGCAGACTGGATCACTTCAACGGAATTAACAGTTTCATCAGCTATTAATGCTATAGAGGCCAGGAAACCACATGTGAGTGATAATTGCACTTCAGATACAGCAGGCAAAGGATGACCCTCTCCAATTAAATTCCCACGTTTCAAAAGAAGCCTAAAGTTTCCAACATCTTGGCACTTGATTCTGTATGTGCTCCCATAGCTGGTAAATTCTTGACTAACTAGAAGCCCATCTTGAACCCTGAGATTGTGTTCATCCAAACTCTCCACGGATTCAACAAATTCAACTCCCTGGTCCCATCGATTAGGTCCTCCACGAAGCATCACATCAAAATATGTTCCAGGGGCAAGATATAGATGCTCCATATTGTCCAAGTGATCATCAGCTTCAGCCTGAACCAAATTAAACCAGTAACCACCAAACTGGTTTCCATCACTAGCCGGGTGCACGATGAGCGGCATAAAAGCTGCAATACGCGAAGTTGCTTGCAGAACAACAGAACCGCCAGTATAGTGATCATACTGTTGAAATTCTTTTGACAATGTTGCATGTAGCATCGTCTGACCAGAATTAGAAGCATAGACATAAGTCCATGCACATGGAGGACCATATTTCTCTGTATCAATTGGAAGAATTTCTTGCTTTTCAGAAATAAAGGTCTCACCAGCATCCACAATAAGGAAAGCGTCACTGCCAGTTTTCCACTTAATGGATGGGCTAAAAGCATCACATTTGTAGAATAAGTCACCATCCAATGTTTTAAACGTCACAGCAGCTCGAAGATATGAACCTACAGGAGTCTCCACCGGAAAATTAGGCAGTACTATCATTAAAGAAGGCAAACTCACTTCAACAACTATCTCATCATAATTAAGAGAATCAAAAACTGAGACTGCCTTTATAGTCACTTTTCCAGGTCTTTTTGCCTGGACAATCCCAGAAGCAGATACTGACACAATAGACATATCAGAAGAGAACCATCTGTAGTCACCAGACACCATTGCACAGCCCCCAGTAACCTTTAGCTCCAACTCCTGATAAACACCAGGTGCCCAAGGAAGAGTAATACTGTCAGAGACACCTTCCATGCTGAACTTCACCTGGTCACAAACCATAACTTCTTGAACAACCTTGAGAACTTCCTTTGTTTCTTCGTGCCCAGTGCAATATGTGAGAGTCGCAGTCAATTTTCCCAGACCACACGAAAGAGCTTTTAGGATTCTGGATACCCCTTTCTCTCCAATGCGATTGGATGAGGGAATAATACTCCAGATTTCTGATGAGTCACCATGCAACTTAACATCATCATTTTCTGAAATGTAAACTTCTTGTACCCATGTTCCTTTCGAGAAAATCCTTACTTGAATGAGATATTCCCGACCAGAAACTACATACCAGCGTGCCACAGAGGGTATTGGTTCAATTCCCTTTACATGATCACCAGAAAGAGATAGAGGTAACATATACAAAGATAAAGAATCTGGTAGGACAACGTGGAAAGAAGACACTTGTGTATGGCCAACCACCCTAGTATCTTCAACAGTTACCGTTGTTATACCCAAGTTCAAAGCCTTGGCAGTACCCACCATCCTGTCTACCTGAGCAACTGAGGAGTTTGAAACAGACCATCGGTGAAAGGCAGATGGCAGAGTAACAAGTTGTGGAATATTCCCACGGATAACTTTAAGACTATAATGAACAATAGCACCAATAAGGACACAAACC
Proteins encoded in this region:
- the LOC107797811 gene encoding nuclear pore complex protein GP210 — its product is MLLHFLSLLLLLFPLATPFPATGPHIADVNILLPPKMTHPVEYRLQGSDGCFKWTWDHHDILAVLPEYNVSSQCSTSARLKSIAPYSGRKETAVYATDVHTGAVIRCKVYVDNFSRIQIFHSSVKLDLDGLATLRVRAFDSEENVFSSLVGIQFTWHLMPETDGLPHHLTHIPLKDSPLSDCGGLCGDLDIQIKLENSGVFSDLYVVKGTEIGHEIVSVHLDEPSVKYMEDKIVLTVAEAISLEPPSPVCVLIGAIVHYSLKVIRGNIPQLVTLPSAFHRWSVSNSSVAQVDRMVGTAKALNLGITTVTVEDTRVVGHTQVSSFHVVLPDSLSLYMLPLSLSGDHVKGIEPIPSVARWYVVSGREYLIQVRIFSKGTWVQEVYISENDDVKLHGDSSEIWSIIPSSNRIGEKGVSRILKALSCGLGKLTATLTYCTGHEETKEVLKVVQEVMVCDQVKFSMEGVSDSITLPWAPGVYQELELKVTGGCAMVSGDYRWFSSDMSIVSVSASGIVQAKRPGKVTIKAVSVFDSLNYDEIVVEVSLPSLMIVLPNFPVETPVGSYLRAAVTFKTLDGDLFYKCDAFSPSIKWKTGSDAFLIVDAGETFISEKQEILPIDTEKYGPPCAWTYVYASNSGQTMLHATLSKEFQQYDHYTGGSVVLQATSRIAAFMPLIVHPASDGNQFGGYWFNLVQAEADDHLDNMEHLYLAPGTYFDVMLRGGPNRWDQGVEFVESVESLDEHNLRVQDGLLVSQEFTSYGSTYRIKCQDVGNFRLLLKRGNLIGEGHPLPAVSEVQLSLTCGFLASIALIADETVNSVEVIQSAAQADRGSGRIRTTPITIANGRTVRLSAVGISESGIAFGNSSSLPLKWELKDCDDLAFWDDIHNLAMLSNWERYLVLANATGLCVVRATVIGPVDLVSHRHSLKHIPGPENDLTDAIRLQLVSSLRVYPEFSLLYLNHDARLNLSITGGSCFIDAAVNDTQVMEITQPAPGLQCTQLLLAPKKLGTALVTVRDVGLAPPLSAFSVVQVADVDWIKIKSGEELSIMEGSSLSINFLAGVNDGNTFDSSQYVYMNIRVHIEDHIVELVNEDDLSCCDDGYVIVPNFRIRAMRLGVTTLYVSARQHTGHEILSQPIKVEVYAPPRIQPSDIFLVPGASYVLTVRGGPKTGAYIKFVSMDNEVAKVHTATGRVSATSPGNSTIAAKIYRNGDIFICQAYGEVKVGVPSSAMLNVQSEQLAVGRQIPIFPSLSEGNLFSFYELCRNYKWTINDEEVLSFQAADDLHGGKNGMLLSSEKGNGLAGYVGDKDLGFIQVLHGRSAGQTDVTVSFSCDFVARKSFSQSRLYTASISLSVVPELPLALGSPITWILPPHYTTSDLLPSASKTFSKGDPSMGKVTYSILGDCRRKGEREEDDPILIDGSRIRTKESGNLACIQAKDRSNGRVEVASCVKVAEVTQVRFTSEKLLVHTLAIGAEIDVPIKYYDVLGNPFHEAHDVFLFGVETNYRDVISVEDAVDGNGNVHLRAISHGRALVRVGFANDLEKSDYVVILVGAHLHPQDPTFHLGSGLNFSIEGLNDQVSGQWFSSNTSIVSVDQLSGHAKAIGEGSARIIFESSNMKLQTTVTVSQPEMMSVDAPREVLTNVPLPANGYSFHVKLNDAHGHKYKSAKNRAIFLFDCLVDPPYVGYVKPWVDLDTGSSYCLFFPYSPEHLVLATPKSGDTRLDLAVTIKASLIGEQNISGSASALFVGGFIILGTEGDSLQLNLTPEYNKSVLTVVGNTDVNIYWHDQERLAIRPIYGEDSQGGSRAQYEVKIRRAEKFKDKLIFTLPATGQRMEVNVCYEPEERRATSANLNLWSAAAVCFILMIFTATLFICYLDQPVRSRPTAPPGTPRVAAPATPERSSPAVVNEHSPRTPQPFLDYVRRTIDETPYYRQDFRRRANPQNTY